The proteins below come from a single Candidatus Planktophila dulcis genomic window:
- a CDS encoding Rieske 2Fe-2S domain-containing protein has protein sequence MNSLRSISRGALSSWRSQSNALRIMRLFLGLTWIYAGWHKASDPGFLTQGSPTYIGTQLAAFAQNSPIGFLLDYTIERAALVGAFVMFAEFAIGFATLLSVAPNSAAFGGFAMATGLWLSSSFNTTPYFLAGDSAYAILWLAYLLLLIGNRRMPSFNIERRGAIRTGVVASLAVLASFAGRAFPVATAASNSAKSTAKATGKQIIKLADMKVGKTYNFIHSSQGVPAILFRTKAGVFAYSAICTHQGCTVSYNASSKRLQCPCHAAEFDPLKSASPVSGPAETPLARVKVAVKGAWIVEA, from the coding sequence ATGAATTCGCTCCGCAGCATCTCCCGTGGCGCGCTCTCTTCATGGCGCTCACAATCCAACGCCCTTCGCATCATGCGTCTCTTTCTTGGGCTCACATGGATCTACGCGGGCTGGCATAAGGCAAGTGATCCCGGATTTCTTACGCAAGGTTCACCTACCTATATCGGAACGCAACTGGCTGCCTTCGCACAAAATTCACCTATTGGTTTCTTGCTTGACTACACGATTGAACGCGCAGCCCTTGTTGGCGCCTTCGTTATGTTTGCAGAGTTCGCAATTGGATTTGCAACACTCTTATCTGTTGCACCCAACAGCGCTGCTTTCGGTGGCTTTGCCATGGCAACAGGGCTCTGGCTCTCCAGTTCTTTCAACACAACTCCATACTTCTTAGCCGGTGATAGCGCCTACGCAATATTGTGGCTGGCCTACTTATTACTACTGATTGGAAATCGTCGCATGCCATCTTTTAATATCGAGCGCCGTGGCGCTATTCGCACCGGTGTTGTCGCATCACTTGCTGTGCTTGCATCCTTCGCAGGTCGGGCATTTCCCGTGGCAACTGCTGCATCAAATTCTGCAAAATCAACAGCGAAGGCAACTGGAAAGCAGATTATCAAGTTGGCAGATATGAAAGTTGGAAAGACTTATAACTTCATCCATTCGTCACAAGGTGTTCCAGCGATTCTCTTTCGCACCAAAGCTGGTGTCTTTGCCTACTCTGCAATCTGCACCCACCAAGGCTGCACAGTTTCGTATAACGCATCTTCAAAGCGATTGCAGTGTCCGTGCCACGCCGCCGAATTTGATCCACTCAAGAGTGCTAGCCCTGTGAGTGGACCTGCCGAGACCCCGCTTGCAAGGGTCAAAGTTGCAGTCAAGGGTGCATGGATTGTTGAAGCCTAA
- a CDS encoding S1C family serine protease, translated as MRKIKLNVRVVAAFIVGAALAGSIATAAITPTTGTLKACADNRTQALFLSTTGTCASSRTLVEIGGNGMNTKAISSLVTPSVVSISVTASSGSGTGSGSIYKSNSTSSYIITNNHVVNTSGAAATIKVELSNGDQYTAKIVGQDPGYDIAVLQIQMGNLPAVTLGDSSKVSVGDPVLAIGSPLGLASTVTSGIISALNRPVSTGTGDAQSYVNAIQTDAAINPGNSGGALIDSQGRIIGVNSAIATLSSGSASGSIGLGFSIPINEAKRVIDEIIATGKSTRPVLGVYFDPTYTAGGAKISRLSANEGAEKAGIPVGAIIRSIDGFKIVDTDTAIVRIRSYKPGAVVTIVADLPTGGSKTFKVTLGSAPSI; from the coding sequence ATGAGAAAAATCAAGTTAAACGTCAGAGTAGTTGCGGCATTTATCGTAGGCGCAGCCCTTGCAGGATCTATTGCAACTGCTGCAATAACCCCAACAACAGGCACTCTTAAAGCATGTGCCGACAATCGCACCCAAGCTCTCTTTCTTTCAACGACAGGCACCTGCGCATCAAGTCGCACACTGGTTGAAATAGGTGGCAATGGAATGAACACCAAAGCCATTTCATCTCTTGTGACTCCATCCGTTGTTTCAATCTCTGTGACTGCCTCAAGTGGTAGTGGAACAGGGTCAGGCTCTATCTATAAGAGCAACTCAACATCGAGCTACATCATCACCAACAACCACGTTGTGAACACTTCAGGTGCTGCGGCAACAATCAAGGTTGAACTCTCTAATGGTGATCAATACACAGCAAAGATTGTTGGGCAAGATCCCGGTTATGACATTGCAGTTCTTCAAATTCAGATGGGTAACTTGCCAGCTGTCACACTTGGGGACTCAAGCAAGGTCAGCGTTGGAGATCCTGTTCTTGCAATCGGTTCACCTCTTGGCCTTGCAAGTACTGTCACAAGCGGAATTATCTCTGCGCTTAATCGCCCTGTTTCAACGGGAACCGGTGATGCGCAGTCATATGTCAATGCAATTCAGACCGATGCTGCAATTAATCCTGGTAACTCAGGTGGCGCCCTCATTGATTCTCAAGGTCGCATCATTGGAGTGAACTCAGCTATTGCAACTCTTTCCAGCGGATCTGCAAGTGGATCTATTGGACTTGGCTTTTCCATTCCTATCAATGAGGCAAAGCGCGTCATTGATGAAATTATTGCAACCGGAAAATCAACGCGACCAGTTCTTGGCGTCTACTTTGATCCCACATACACAGCAGGTGGGGCAAAGATTTCTCGTCTGAGCGCCAATGAAGGTGCAGAGAAAGCTGGCATTCCAGTGGGAGCAATTATTCGAAGCATCGATGGATTTAAGATTGTTGATACAGATACAGCAATCGTTCGCATCCGTTCCTATAAACCAGGTGCGGTTGTCACGATTGTGGCAGACCTACCGACAGGTGGAAGTAAGACATTTAAAGTGACTTTAGGCTCAGCACCATCGATCTAA
- a CDS encoding ACT domain-containing protein translates to MALFTLQVSLPDRPGSLGMLASAIGSAGADIRGVQVLKSEAGTGYDEITVAVPGTDPTDLVEILNSIGGVEVLSIEPATN, encoded by the coding sequence ATGGCTCTCTTTACTTTGCAGGTTTCTCTTCCTGATCGCCCTGGATCACTGGGCATGCTCGCATCTGCAATCGGTAGCGCAGGTGCTGATATTCGTGGCGTTCAGGTACTTAAAAGTGAAGCTGGAACAGGTTATGACGAGATTACCGTCGCTGTTCCTGGAACAGATCCAACAGATTTGGTAGAAATACTTAACTCCATCGGCGGCGTTGAAGTTCTCTCGATTGAGCCAGCAACCAACTAA
- the galK gene encoding galactokinase: MASIARSFEELYGRKPEVFAEAPGRVNLIGEHIDYSEGFVLPFAIADRAYAAIAARPDGLVRIASHQRKEKIFSIDISDVKPGSKGDWEKYVLGVLWSLGITTGVDILVDGSVPSGAGLSSSAALECSVAVGLNALFSLEMSKQDLARATQKAENDYVGMPCGIMDQSVSLMGQAGSALLLDCRDLTTESIPFDVASAGLELLIIDTQAHHALVDGGYAERRAACESVASKLGIPSMRHLTLKVLEAHREKLTATEFIRARHAVTEIARVLEAVTALRASDFATLGQLINASHASLRDDYAVSCPELDVAVDASLAAGAMGSRMVGGGFGGSAIALIKASDVQKTKDAVLAAFEAKGYKKPRFFTSLPSAGASASLIN, translated from the coding sequence ATGGCATCAATTGCACGTAGCTTTGAAGAGCTCTATGGTCGTAAACCAGAAGTATTCGCAGAAGCTCCAGGTCGCGTCAACCTCATTGGTGAACATATTGATTACAGCGAAGGTTTCGTACTGCCCTTCGCCATCGCAGATCGTGCCTATGCAGCTATTGCAGCTCGCCCAGATGGATTAGTGCGTATCGCATCGCATCAACGTAAAGAGAAGATTTTCTCTATCGATATCAGTGATGTGAAGCCGGGCAGCAAAGGTGACTGGGAGAAATATGTTCTCGGAGTTCTCTGGAGCCTAGGAATTACAACAGGCGTAGATATCTTGGTCGATGGAAGCGTTCCATCAGGTGCTGGACTATCTTCATCTGCAGCGCTGGAATGTTCTGTAGCGGTGGGGCTGAACGCGCTCTTCTCGCTTGAGATGAGTAAGCAAGATTTAGCGCGGGCCACACAGAAGGCAGAAAATGATTACGTGGGAATGCCCTGCGGCATCATGGATCAATCTGTCTCACTCATGGGCCAAGCAGGTAGCGCGCTCTTACTTGATTGCCGCGACCTCACGACAGAGAGCATTCCTTTTGATGTCGCATCTGCTGGTTTAGAACTTCTCATTATTGATACGCAAGCCCACCATGCACTCGTCGATGGAGGATACGCAGAGCGACGCGCTGCCTGTGAATCTGTTGCTAGTAAATTAGGTATTCCATCAATGCGCCATCTCACCCTTAAAGTCCTAGAGGCTCACCGTGAGAAGTTAACTGCCACTGAATTCATCCGAGCTCGCCATGCCGTGACTGAAATTGCTCGCGTCCTTGAGGCGGTCACAGCACTTCGTGCCTCTGATTTTGCAACGCTTGGACAACTGATTAACGCATCTCACGCATCACTGCGTGATGATTACGCAGTTTCATGTCCTGAGCTTGATGTTGCAGTGGATGCATCCCTTGCAGCAGGTGCGATGGGCTCACGTATGGTCGGTGGCGGCTTTGGTGGAAGTGCAATCGCACTGATTAAAGCAAGTGATGTTCAGAAGACTAAAGATGCAGTTCTAGCAGCATTTGAAGCTAAGGGATATAAGAAGCCACGCTTTTTTACATCACTACCGAGTGCTGGAGCTAGTGCAAGCCTTATCAACTAG
- the galT gene encoding galactose-1-phosphate uridylyltransferase, with protein MDEIVELSAGVVRTSRTMNDGRTIRYYDTAGQTRTVADQRPQEEQPGIGELRLDPLVNEWVAMAAHRQGRIFLPPKELCPLCPTTGDLLTEIPENDFEVVVFDNRSPSLRPPDGDFALPDMVGSDTDEGAAAGKCEVICFTADHGGAFKSLSPQRVRTLLEAWRDRTAELSQLPFISHIAPFENRGEEIGVTLAHPHGQIYAYSYLPPRVTKMLDVARAHHTKTGRVLFDDVLARELRDGVRIIARNEHWVAYTPYASRYPFEIHVVPLQPVADLTDLAPAACDSFPSIAIEVMQRLDGVFGIDMAYIAAWHQAPVREGRDLLRLHWQITSVRRAPGKLKYLAGSESAMGAFIMDMKPEQSAQQLKDVKL; from the coding sequence ATGGATGAGATAGTCGAACTTTCCGCTGGCGTTGTGCGCACAAGCCGCACCATGAACGATGGCCGAACCATTCGCTATTACGACACTGCAGGACAAACTCGCACCGTTGCCGATCAACGTCCGCAAGAAGAACAACCTGGAATCGGTGAACTTCGCCTTGATCCACTGGTCAATGAATGGGTTGCTATGGCAGCTCATCGCCAAGGACGCATCTTCTTACCGCCGAAAGAGCTCTGCCCACTGTGCCCAACAACGGGAGATCTCCTTACTGAAATTCCTGAAAATGATTTTGAAGTAGTTGTCTTTGATAACCGCTCCCCTTCACTTCGCCCACCTGATGGAGATTTTGCACTTCCCGATATGGTCGGCTCAGATACTGATGAAGGCGCAGCTGCTGGTAAATGTGAAGTCATCTGCTTTACTGCAGATCACGGTGGCGCATTTAAATCACTTTCCCCACAACGTGTGCGCACACTTCTTGAAGCATGGCGCGATCGCACAGCAGAACTCTCACAACTTCCTTTCATTTCTCACATCGCACCTTTTGAAAACCGTGGCGAAGAGATTGGTGTGACCCTTGCTCACCCACATGGCCAGATCTACGCCTATTCATACCTACCACCCCGTGTGACAAAGATGCTTGATGTGGCACGTGCACACCACACAAAGACAGGACGCGTCTTATTCGATGATGTCCTTGCTCGCGAACTCCGTGATGGCGTGCGCATCATCGCTCGCAATGAACATTGGGTTGCCTACACGCCTTATGCATCACGCTATCCATTTGAAATTCATGTTGTTCCATTGCAGCCGGTTGCAGATCTGACCGACCTAGCACCTGCTGCCTGTGATTCATTCCCATCGATTGCAATCGAAGTGATGCAACGCCTTGATGGAGTATTTGGCATCGATATGGCTTATATCGCTGCATGGCATCAAGCACCTGTGCGCGAAGGCCGTGACCTTCTTCGTCTGCACTGGCAGATTACGAGCGTGCGCCGCGCTCCAGGAAAACTTAAATATCTCGCTGGTTCAGAGTCTGCAATGGGCGCATTCATCATGGATATGAAGCCTGAGCAATCTGCGCAACAGTTAAAAGATGTAAAGCTCTAA
- the glpK gene encoding glycerol kinase GlpK: MAYIASLDQGTSSTRFMIFDGDGKVVGQHQLEHRQILPHAGWVEHDAAEIWDRTKEVIAGALKQADILGSDLAAIGITNQRETTVAWDVTSGRPLHNAIVWQDTRTAEYLSTFSPEISKAITHKSGLPIAPYFAGSKMHWLIENSAEVKSAIASGTARFGTVDSWLLWNLSGGVQGGVHFTDVTNASRTLLMNLETLQWDDELLGYFDIPRAVLPEIKSSSEIYAMTNPHGPLGSAVPIAGILGDQHAAMVGQVCFERGESKTTYGTGNFALLNTGTEIVRSKNGLLSTVCYKFGDQPAMYALEGSVAVTGSAIQWLRDQLGIISNAAETEALASSVTDTAGVYFVPAFSGLFAPYWRTDARGVIVGLTRAATKAHLARAALEAICYQTRDVMDAMVADSGVPMTEMRVDGGITANSLCMQMQADIMGIDITRPLITETTALGAAYAAGLAVGFWKNTDELKKQWKQSRRWSATTSAEDRATGYAGWKKAIERTLNWA, encoded by the coding sequence ATGGCATACATCGCAAGTTTGGACCAGGGAACCAGTAGCACCCGTTTCATGATTTTCGATGGTGATGGAAAAGTTGTTGGCCAGCATCAATTAGAACACCGCCAAATACTTCCGCACGCAGGGTGGGTTGAACATGATGCCGCTGAAATTTGGGATCGAACCAAGGAAGTTATTGCGGGCGCTCTGAAGCAAGCAGATATTTTGGGCTCAGATCTAGCTGCTATTGGAATCACTAATCAGCGTGAAACAACTGTTGCATGGGATGTCACCTCAGGTCGCCCACTTCATAACGCCATCGTCTGGCAGGACACCCGTACTGCTGAATATTTATCTACCTTCTCCCCCGAAATTTCGAAGGCAATCACCCATAAATCAGGGCTACCGATTGCACCTTACTTTGCCGGTAGCAAAATGCATTGGCTTATTGAAAATTCTGCAGAGGTCAAGAGCGCAATTGCATCTGGCACAGCACGTTTTGGAACTGTGGATTCATGGCTTCTCTGGAACTTATCTGGCGGGGTGCAAGGTGGTGTGCACTTCACCGATGTGACCAATGCAAGCCGCACCTTGCTAATGAACCTTGAAACTCTGCAATGGGATGATGAACTACTTGGTTACTTCGATATCCCTCGCGCCGTTCTACCGGAAATCAAATCTTCATCAGAGATTTATGCGATGACTAATCCCCATGGACCTCTCGGCTCAGCAGTTCCTATTGCAGGAATTCTTGGGGACCAACATGCAGCAATGGTTGGCCAGGTCTGCTTTGAACGCGGTGAATCCAAGACCACATATGGAACGGGTAATTTCGCACTTCTCAATACTGGAACAGAGATAGTCCGCTCGAAGAATGGTCTTCTCTCGACCGTCTGTTACAAATTCGGTGATCAACCTGCGATGTATGCGCTGGAAGGTTCAGTTGCTGTTACCGGCTCTGCTATTCAATGGCTGCGCGATCAACTAGGAATCATTTCAAACGCTGCCGAGACTGAAGCACTTGCTTCATCAGTTACTGACACAGCAGGTGTTTATTTTGTTCCTGCATTCTCCGGGCTCTTTGCACCATATTGGCGTACAGATGCACGTGGTGTCATTGTCGGTCTCACGCGTGCTGCCACCAAAGCACATCTTGCGCGGGCTGCCCTTGAAGCAATCTGCTACCAAACACGCGATGTGATGGATGCGATGGTTGCAGATAGCGGTGTTCCCATGACTGAGATGCGCGTTGATGGTGGCATCACTGCTAACTCTCTCTGTATGCAGATGCAGGCAGACATCATGGGAATCGATATCACTCGTCCCTTGATTACTGAGACCACCGCACTAGGTGCTGCATATGCTGCAGGGCTAGCAGTTGGATTCTGGAAGAACACAGATGAATTGAAGAAGCAGTGGAAACAATCTCGTCGCTGGAGCGCAACAACAAGCGCTGAAGATCGTGCAACTGGTTACGCCGGATGGAAGAAAGCGATTGAACGCACGCTTAACTGGGCTTAA
- a CDS encoding glycerol-3-phosphate dehydrogenase/oxidase, whose product MFTSQLNPLQRQKALTSLASEEFDILIIGGGVNGVGAALDAVSRGLKVALVEAHDYAAGTSSRSSKLIHGGLRYLEQYDFKLVREALHERELMVSTQCPHLVKPVSFLYPLTEKVKERTYVGAGLALYDALRGFKRALPSHKHLTGKTIANISPSLRQDIITGAIRYFDAQVDDARHTMMIARTAARHGAVMATGVRVDDLTRSGKKVIGVVAIDTATNKKFTISAKATIMCAGVWSDELHEKFGLTPGYSVAMSKGVHIVVPGDAIHSKDGIILKTPVSVLFLIPWADKWIVGTTDTPYEGDRSKPLATQEDVQYILDQANRVLDPQLNAEDIIGVFAGLRPLVANKTGSATTKLSREHTVDRPAPGFVSIAGGKYTTYRVMAKDAVDLAVLDLRRLVNDSVTEKLPLIGADGYFALKQQVAKIAEENAISEATVTHLLDRYGSLIEEILELIAQDSSLSERIIPELPYLKAEILHAVTHEGALSVEDVLLRRTRISFEAFDGGADAAKEVAKIIGDALGWGAKERNASVSDFLAVIEKEEEALVELINS is encoded by the coding sequence ATGTTTACTTCACAGCTCAATCCACTGCAACGCCAGAAGGCTCTTACCTCTCTGGCCAGTGAAGAGTTCGACATCCTCATTATCGGTGGCGGAGTCAACGGAGTAGGTGCAGCCCTTGATGCTGTTTCTCGTGGATTAAAGGTCGCCCTCGTTGAAGCCCATGATTATGCAGCCGGAACTTCAAGTCGATCCAGCAAACTTATTCACGGTGGCCTTCGATACCTTGAGCAATATGATTTCAAATTAGTACGCGAGGCTCTGCATGAGCGCGAACTCATGGTTTCAACACAATGTCCGCACTTAGTAAAGCCGGTCAGTTTTCTCTATCCATTGACGGAAAAAGTAAAAGAGCGCACATATGTAGGTGCAGGACTTGCTCTCTATGACGCACTTCGTGGATTTAAGCGCGCACTTCCTTCTCACAAGCATTTAACGGGTAAGACAATTGCAAATATCTCACCATCACTGAGACAAGACATTATTACTGGTGCTATTCGTTACTTCGATGCACAGGTAGACGATGCTCGCCACACGATGATGATTGCTCGAACGGCAGCTCGGCACGGCGCAGTCATGGCAACAGGTGTGCGCGTTGATGACCTGACTCGCTCTGGCAAGAAAGTAATAGGCGTTGTTGCAATCGATACTGCAACTAATAAGAAATTCACCATCTCTGCAAAGGCAACAATCATGTGTGCTGGTGTGTGGAGCGATGAACTCCACGAGAAGTTTGGTCTCACACCTGGTTATTCAGTAGCAATGTCTAAGGGTGTTCATATCGTTGTTCCAGGAGATGCCATCCACTCCAAAGATGGAATTATTCTGAAGACCCCAGTCTCTGTGCTCTTTCTTATCCCTTGGGCAGATAAGTGGATTGTTGGAACCACAGATACTCCCTATGAAGGAGATCGCTCTAAGCCGCTTGCCACACAAGAAGATGTGCAATACATCCTTGATCAGGCAAACCGAGTGCTCGATCCGCAACTGAACGCTGAAGACATCATCGGAGTATTTGCAGGTCTTCGCCCATTGGTTGCGAATAAGACTGGCTCTGCAACAACAAAACTTTCCCGTGAACATACAGTCGATCGACCAGCACCTGGCTTTGTCAGTATTGCTGGTGGTAAATACACCACCTATCGCGTGATGGCTAAAGATGCCGTTGATCTTGCCGTGCTTGATCTTCGTCGACTAGTCAATGATTCAGTCACTGAGAAACTTCCTCTTATTGGCGCAGATGGCTACTTTGCACTTAAGCAACAGGTTGCCAAGATTGCAGAAGAGAATGCAATCTCTGAGGCAACTGTGACCCACCTTCTTGATCGCTACGGCTCACTGATTGAAGAGATTCTTGAACTTATTGCGCAAGATTCATCTCTTTCTGAACGCATCATTCCTGAACTTCCTTATCTCAAGGCAGAGATTCTTCATGCTGTCACCCATGAAGGTGCGCTCTCAGTTGAAGATGTTCTCCTTCGTCGCACGCGCATCTCATTTGAAGCCTTCGATGGTGGCGCAGATGCAGCGAAAGAGGTGGCAAAGATTATTGGTGATGCACTTGGATGGGGCGCGAAAGAACGTAACGCTTCAGTTAGCGACTTCCTTGCTGTGATAGAGAAAGAAGAAGAAGCTCTCGTTGAGCTGATTAATTCTTAA
- a CDS encoding glycoside hydrolase family 25 protein — protein MKKLLVLLSSIVFLSLSIQSISPAGATDLNLIGPGARIHGADISRWQHPDGKPINFQKMHDAGLSFVMIKASDTRDDADLLAAKYLKMDRTGAQEAGIYTGFYHYALLPDVTSPSAIARDARIQGQKVVWRIASLGGYNEMDLPIALDLENNCVRVSLTRVCKKYATRSAATLWAKTFLKTVKEKTGRTPFIYSSPHFLENSLVRDKELSTYPLWIAQYAIDPAKEGAKPNVKAAGCFVHSWTTAQCSANWTVWQYTSCGIAPKYGVPGNRLDLNVFAGTPEKFQSLLTGTWLPDPADFMPQGETTTMAITSVFASTTNKNAVISVEVKRPDNSPVVTGSVKYYFNSTNQVVPKVTQTIARETSGSWKLSIAGLPAGTWTGNVGFKDASGTHAEIKQPLVLTIEQGPTPPPTPTKKPSAKPATDSCRNQIKN, from the coding sequence GTGAAGAAGCTACTTGTACTTCTCTCCTCCATAGTTTTTCTCTCTCTATCTATTCAATCAATTTCACCTGCAGGCGCCACTGACCTCAACCTGATTGGTCCCGGTGCACGAATCCATGGGGCAGATATCAGTCGCTGGCAACATCCCGATGGCAAACCCATTAATTTTCAGAAGATGCATGATGCAGGTCTGTCATTTGTCATGATCAAGGCATCAGATACTCGAGATGATGCAGATCTTCTCGCAGCAAAGTATCTCAAGATGGATCGCACAGGAGCACAAGAGGCTGGTATCTACACCGGTTTCTATCACTATGCACTCCTTCCTGATGTGACATCACCATCTGCAATAGCGCGTGATGCTCGTATCCAAGGCCAGAAAGTTGTGTGGAGAATCGCATCCCTTGGTGGATATAACGAGATGGATTTACCTATCGCCCTCGACCTTGAAAATAACTGCGTGAGAGTGAGTTTAACGAGAGTCTGCAAAAAATATGCGACACGTAGTGCTGCAACGCTCTGGGCAAAGACATTTCTGAAGACCGTCAAAGAGAAGACAGGTCGCACACCATTTATCTACTCTTCCCCTCACTTCCTTGAAAACTCACTCGTTCGAGATAAAGAGCTGAGCACTTATCCTCTTTGGATTGCGCAGTATGCAATCGATCCAGCCAAGGAAGGCGCCAAGCCCAATGTGAAGGCTGCGGGCTGTTTTGTTCACTCATGGACAACAGCGCAATGCTCTGCCAATTGGACTGTATGGCAATACACATCATGTGGAATTGCACCTAAGTACGGCGTGCCTGGAAATCGATTAGATCTCAATGTTTTTGCCGGCACTCCAGAGAAATTCCAAAGTTTGCTCACGGGTACATGGCTGCCTGATCCTGCAGATTTTATGCCTCAGGGTGAGACCACCACGATGGCGATTACATCTGTATTTGCCTCCACCACAAATAAGAATGCAGTGATTTCCGTTGAGGTTAAGCGACCAGATAACTCACCTGTTGTTACAGGCTCGGTGAAGTACTACTTCAACTCAACCAATCAAGTAGTTCCAAAGGTCACACAAACGATCGCTCGAGAGACAAGTGGTTCATGGAAACTATCTATTGCAGGACTCCCTGCGGGAACGTGGACCGGTAACGTTGGATTTAAGGATGCATCAGGTACTCACGCTGAGATTAAGCAGCCACTAGTTCTCACAATCGAACAGGGACCAACTCCCCCACCAACACCGACTAAAAAGCCTTCAGCAAAACCTGCAACCGATAGCTGCAGGAATCAGATTAAGAATTAA
- a CDS encoding LuxR C-terminal-related transcriptional regulator, whose protein sequence is MVKTLANPARVLLINDDAFELATMSASLRLHSTNIVGEASNIFVAENLFHSLQPEIVMIDLQFSGEEAVGLLQRFRKVDPELGIVIITSCPDLRLFGLLEKNIPLGSKIILKRSVSDLSIITFALTESMESASDGSGMKWISIHADIHENSFISILSDLTDIQIETLRLVAQGLSNSEIARVRFVSEKSVEQIVARIAQHLAISPDRSRNLRVILAGEYFKWLGAPRH, encoded by the coding sequence ATGGTTAAAACTCTCGCGAATCCAGCGCGAGTCTTGCTCATCAACGATGATGCATTCGAACTCGCCACAATGTCTGCATCCCTTCGATTGCACAGCACCAATATTGTCGGAGAAGCCTCCAATATCTTCGTAGCCGAGAATCTCTTTCACTCTCTTCAACCAGAAATTGTCATGATTGACCTGCAATTCTCAGGTGAAGAAGCAGTTGGATTACTGCAACGCTTTAGAAAAGTGGATCCTGAGCTTGGAATCGTCATCATTACATCTTGCCCAGACTTAAGACTCTTTGGACTCCTTGAAAAGAACATCCCGCTTGGGAGCAAAATTATTCTCAAGCGCTCCGTCTCAGATCTATCTATCATTACTTTCGCGCTGACAGAGAGTATGGAGTCCGCCAGTGATGGTTCCGGCATGAAATGGATCAGTATCCACGCTGATATTCATGAGAATTCATTCATCAGTATTTTGAGTGACCTTACTGATATTCAAATTGAGACGTTGCGCCTTGTTGCACAAGGCCTGAGTAACTCTGAGATAGCCCGCGTCCGTTTTGTTTCAGAAAAGTCTGTGGAACAAATAGTTGCGCGCATCGCACAACACCTTGCAATATCTCCAGATCGTAGTCGTAATCTTCGTGTGATTTTGGCTGGCGAATACTTCAAGTGGCTCGGCGCACCTAGACATTAA
- a CDS encoding response regulator transcription factor, with amino-acid sequence MTRILIIEDEISFSEALSFLLEKEGFQTEVAETGKAGIASFNKSTFDLVLLDLMIPEISGIDVCRTIRTTSQVPIIMLTAKDSEVDKVVGLELGADDYVTKPYSARELVARIKAVLRRGTPEESSGSESSGIHTAAGIRMDIERHQVTVNGNLIPLPLKEFELLEFLLRNEGRVLTRGQLIDRVWGGDYYGDTKTLDVHIKRLRSKIEVDPANPVLIQTIRGLGYKFEA; translated from the coding sequence ATGACAAGAATTCTAATTATCGAAGATGAAATCTCCTTCTCTGAGGCGCTGAGCTTCCTTCTCGAAAAAGAAGGCTTCCAGACTGAAGTTGCCGAGACAGGCAAGGCAGGTATCGCCTCCTTTAATAAGAGCACATTCGACTTAGTTCTCCTTGATCTCATGATTCCTGAGATTTCAGGTATCGATGTCTGCAGAACTATTCGCACAACCTCACAAGTTCCCATCATCATGCTCACTGCAAAAGACTCTGAGGTGGATAAGGTTGTTGGATTAGAACTTGGCGCAGATGACTATGTAACAAAGCCATATTCTGCTCGCGAACTTGTAGCCCGCATCAAAGCTGTATTGCGACGTGGAACTCCTGAAGAGTCATCTGGATCAGAATCAAGTGGAATCCACACAGCAGCTGGTATCCGCATGGATATCGAACGCCATCAAGTAACTGTCAATGGCAATTTGATTCCTCTGCCATTAAAAGAGTTTGAACTACTTGAATTCCTACTTCGTAATGAAGGACGTGTTCTTACTCGCGGACAACTCATCGATCGGGTGTGGGGCGGCGATTACTACGGTGATACAAAGACTCTCGATGTTCACATCAAGCGTTTGCGCTCAAAGATTGAGGTAGACCCAGCTAATCCTGTTCTCATTCAAACAATCCGTGGATTAGGCTATAAATTCGAGGCATAG